The following coding sequences are from one Triticum aestivum cultivar Chinese Spring chromosome 5A, IWGSC CS RefSeq v2.1, whole genome shotgun sequence window:
- the LOC123104148 gene encoding induced stolen tip protein TUB8 isoform X2 has translation MATADVQNPSAALTEEAPAVEKPVAAEEVAKTEEAPAPVEAEVEAPAPVEVEETKEEAPAAVEAEETKEPEPAAAAEPEAEAPAVVETETKEAVAEAEPAAAEEVKEEAAPAAEAEPAAPAAAEEAPVEAAAAAVASVSV, from the exons ATGGCCACCGCTGAT GTCCAGAACCCATCGGCCGCGCTGACGGAGGAGGCGCCCGCGGTGGAGAAGCCGGTCGCCGCCGAGGAGGTCGCGAAGACGGAGGAAGCCCCCGCGCCGGTGGAGGCCGAAGTCGAGGCGCCTGCCCCCGTCGAGGTTGAGGAGACCAAGGAGGAGGCGCCGGCAGCAGTTGAGGCAGAGGAGACGAAGGAGCCCGAGCCAGCAGCTGCGGCCGAACCGGAGGCCGAGGCGCCCGCCGTGGTCGAGACAGAGACCAAGGAGGCCGTGGCTGAGGCAGAGCCGGCGGCGGCCGAGGAGGTGAAGGAAGAGGCGGCGCCTGCTGCCGAGGCCGAGCCGGCCGCTCCCGCTGCTGCTGAGGAAGCACCGGTGGAGGCAGCCGCGGCCGCGGTGGCCAGCGTCAGCGTGTGA
- the LOC123104148 gene encoding induced stolen tip protein TUB8 isoform X1: MATADVQNPTAALTEEAPAVETPVAAEEVAKTEEVPAPVEAEVEAPAPVEVEATKEDAPAAAETKETKEPEPAAAAEPEAEAPKEPAVVETETKEAVAEAEPAVAEEVKEEAAPAAEPEVAAVAEEAPAAAEEEPAAAVASVSV, from the exons ATGGCCACCGCTGAT GTCCAGAACCCGACGGCCGCGCTGACGGAGGAGGCGCCCGCGGTGGAGACGCCCGTCGCCGCCGAGGAGGTTGCTAAGACAGAGGAGGTCCCCGCGCCGGTGGAGGCCGAAGTCGAGGCGCCTGCCCCCGTCGAGGTTGAGGcgaccaaggaggacgcaccggcCGCCGCCGAGACGAAGGAGACCAAGGAGCCCGAGCCAGCAGCTGCTGCCGAGCCGGAGGCCGAGGCGCCGAAAGAGCCAGCCGTGGTCGAGACAGAGACCAAGGAGGCGGTGGCAGAGGCCGAGCCGGCGGTGGCAGAGGAGGTGAAGGAGGAGGCGGCGCCTGCTGCCGAGCCGGAGGTGGCGGCCGTCGCCGAGGAAGCACCTGCTGCTGCGGAGGAGGAGCCGGCCGCCGCGGTGGCCAGCGTCAGCGTGTGA
- the LOC123104149 gene encoding E3 ubiquitin-protein ligase UPL5: MYRRHAKRRREAPDHALPASSKAPVMTTTHSGGASSSSAAAAFYAPPPRRLHFFVRATDSKTIAIHAAADDTVAAVLAHLADCGYGRDLRLLYAGRQLQPEATVASLGLAPDSTLQLAARLRSTPHPKAWQLASHIAATAASRDAGTDSAHTLDDLVKEYIACCDPGSQHNRNDRRAKGDTGSTDRHAEDYLDIFLQSGAAIALVRLYLSDFSFSRSYAERAIRCFLSTDPATLPPNVMLVTAPVLLEFCRLLALTAGNKDSLYKSCRYTLASVLCLPLSVLGASKSPTKVIEQVLPFAREIVELVLNGLGSETMLVPRTDLEELSNFFKVLRQQVLLWMPDGSMPKNMYSRECKRTDTWVWELHEMSMNLLKRVDECLKRLEMDLSSLSSDTRGVIENQPIWVTRLHILAILTELDFISGIFEDVAHNLRFVLLAHKAPLNALVRCSKRNEHLHWLMKHKDLLCFEARRNLVLMLFSEGKDDYGELHEMLIDRSRLLDESFEYITQAKPSELHSGLFMEFKNEEATGPGVLREWFCMVSQALFSPQQVLFLPCPNDQRRFYLNGTSVVDPLHLKYFVFSGRVIGLALMHKVQVGIVLDRTLFLYLAGRSITLEDISAADPFTYASCKRILEMGAAEIDDLTLTFSRDVHTLGSRKTIELCKGGQDISVNISNREHYIDLLIKNIFVDSISEQLANFAKGFGDILANPKLREVFFGCLDLEDFDRMLGGSNNTINLKDWRSHTQYNGYKEKDRHVNWFWKAVESMTVEQQRQLLFFWTSVKYLPSEGFGGLSSKLYIYKTTESADHLPSSHTCFYRLCLPPYPSLKVMQSQLQKITQEHVSCSFGTW; this comes from the exons ATGTACCGCCGCCACGCCAAGCGCCGCCGCGAAGCCCCCGATCATGCCCTCCCGGCCTCCTCCAAGGCGCCCGTCATGACCACCacccactccggcggcgcctcctcctcctccgccgccgccgccttctacgcgcccccgccccgccgcctccactTCTTCGTCCGCGCCACCGACTCCAAGACCATCGCGATACACGCGGCGGCCGACGACACCGTCGCCGCCGTGCTCGCCCACCTCGCCGACTGCGGCTACGGCCGCGACCTGCGCCTCCTCTACGCCGGCCGCCAGCTCCAGCCGGAGGCCACCGTCGCGTCGCTCGGCCTCGCGCCCGACTCCACCCTCCAGCTCGCCGCCCGCCTCCGCTCCACCCCGCACCCCAAGGCCTGGCAGCTCGCCTCGCacatcgccgccaccgccgcctccagggACGCCGGCACCGACTCCGCCCACACCCTCGACGACCTCGTCAAGGAGTACATAGCCTGCTGCGACCCGGGCAGCCAGCACAACCGGAACGATCGCAGGGCCAAGGGGGACACCGGCAGCACCGACCGCCACGCCGAGGACTACCTCGACATCTTCCTCCAGTCCGGCGCCGCCATCGCGCTGGTTCGCCTCTACCTCTCCGATTTCTCCTTCTCGCGCTCCTACGCCGAGCGCGCCATCAGATGCTTCCTCAGCACCGACCCTGCCACCTTGCCGCCTAATGTCATGCTCGTCACGGCGCCTGTGCTGCTCGAGTTCTGCCGCCTGCTTGCTCTGACCGCGGGCAATAAGGATTCTCTCTACAAGTCATGCCGCTACACACTTGCATCGGTGCTCTGCTTGCCGCTCTCGGTGCTCGGTGCCTCCAAATCGCCCACCAAGGTGATCGAGCAGGTCCTCCCGTTTGCCAGAGAGATTGTTGAACTGGTCCTGAATGGACTTGGATCAGAGACCATGCTGGTGCCAAGGACAGACCTTGAAGAGCTCTCAAACTTCTTTAAAGTCCTGCGCCAGCAGGTACTCCTTTGGATGCCTGACGGCTCAATGCCAAAGAATATGTACAGCAGGGAGTGTAAGCGTACTGACACATGGGTATGGGAGTTGCACGAAATGTCGATGAACCTGCTCAAAAGGGTGGATGAGTGTCTCAAGAGGTTGGAAATGGATCTTTCGTCTCTGTCATCTGACACTAGGGGGGTCATAGAAAATCAACCTATCTGGGTCACCCGGTTACATATCCTTGCCATATTGACAGAACTGGATTTCATCTCAGGGATATTCGAGGATGTGGCACACAACCTGCGGTTCGTGTTGCTGGCACACAAAGCACCTCTCAATGCGCTCGTGCGCTGTTCCAAGAGGAACGAGCATCTCCACTGGCTCATGAAGCATAAGGATCTGCTCTGCTTCGAAGCAAGAAGGAACTTGGTCTTAATGTTGTTTTCTGAGGGGAAGGATGACTATGGGGAGCTGCATGAGATGTTGATCGACCGGTCACGTTTACTGGATGAGTCCTTCGAGTACATCACACAGGCCAAACCCAGTGAGCTTCACAGTGGTCTGTTTATGGAGTTTAAGAATGAGGAGGCTACTGGCCCTGGTGTTCTGAGGGAGTGGTTCTGCATGGTGTCTCAAGCTCTGTTCAGCCCACAGCAAGTACTCTTCTTGCCTTGTCCTAATGATCAACGGAGGTTCTACTTGAATGGAA CATCTGTTGTTGATCCACTGCACCTGAAATACTTTGTTTTCTCAGGACGAGTAATTGGATTAGCATTGATGCATAAAGTGCAAGTAGGGATAGTTTTGGACCGCACCTTATTTTTGTATCTTGCCGGGAGAAGTATTACATTGGAAGACATTTCTGCTGCAGACCCTTTCACGTATGCAAGCTGTAAAAGAATTCTAGAGATGGGTGCTGCCGAGATTGATGATTTAACTTTAACATTTTCCCGAGATGTTCATACCTTAGGGTCTCGAAAGACTATTGAGCTTTGCAAAGGAGGGCAGGATATCTCTGTGAACATCAGTAACAGAGAGCACTACATTGATCTTCTTATTAAGAATATCTTTGTCGACTCTATTTCTGAGCAGCTGGCCAATTTTGCAAAAGGATTTGGTGACATATTAGCTAATCCGAAACTCCGGGAGGTATTTTTCGGGTGTTTGGATCTAGAAGACTTTGACCGAATGTTAGGGGGAAGCAACAATACTATAAATCTGAAAGATTGGAGATCACATACTCAATATAATGGCTACAAAGAAAAAGATCGCCATGTTAACTGGTTCTGGAAG GCCGTCGAGAGCATGACAGTTGAGCAACAGAGGCAGCTCCTCTTCTTCTGGACGTCAGTGAAATATTTGCCCTCAGAAGGCTTTGGTGGGCTGAGCTCAAAGCTGTACATATACAAGACAACGGAGTCAGCCGACCATCTCCCGTCTTCGCACACATGCTTCTACCGCCTCTGCCTCCCCCCATACCCGTCCCTCAAGGTGATGCAGAGCCAGCTGCAGAAGATCACACAGGAGCATGTGAGCTGCAGCTTCGGTACGTGGTAG